The following proteins are co-located in the Cupriavidus pauculus genome:
- a CDS encoding hydroxymethylglutaryl-CoA lyase — MSAQTYPLAGPARIEINEVAPRDGLQIEPFVVPTEGKVAFVNALAHCGFARIEATSFTSARAIPALADAEAVMHQVERVPGVRYTVLVPNLRGLERALSCRPDEVNLVMSASETHNRANLRMTREQSKAQLLAMTEAANAAGVPVNISLSTVFGCPFEGDVAEADVMALARTFADAGAAGITLCDTTGMAYPSQVAALCQAFQRTLPGVGLTIHLHNTRGMGLANAIAAWQTGVTRFDAAAGGLGGCPYAPGASGNVSTEELVHMFASMGVDTGVDLAALLAVVGGVSELVQRDVPSQLLRAGPRLRTHQPPAWMAEFFAGQARQA, encoded by the coding sequence ATGAGTGCCCAGACCTATCCGCTGGCCGGGCCGGCCAGGATCGAGATCAACGAGGTGGCGCCGCGCGACGGCCTGCAGATCGAACCGTTCGTGGTGCCCACCGAGGGCAAGGTCGCCTTTGTCAACGCGCTGGCCCACTGCGGGTTTGCGCGCATCGAGGCCACGTCATTCACGTCGGCCCGGGCCATCCCCGCGCTGGCCGACGCCGAGGCCGTGATGCACCAGGTCGAGCGCGTGCCGGGCGTGCGCTACACGGTGCTGGTGCCCAACCTGCGCGGGCTGGAGCGCGCGCTGTCGTGCCGTCCGGACGAGGTCAACCTGGTGATGTCGGCCAGCGAGACGCACAACCGCGCCAACCTGCGCATGACGCGCGAGCAGTCGAAGGCCCAGTTGCTGGCGATGACCGAGGCGGCCAACGCGGCCGGCGTGCCGGTCAATATCTCGCTGTCGACCGTGTTCGGCTGCCCGTTCGAGGGCGATGTGGCCGAAGCCGACGTGATGGCGCTGGCCCGGACGTTCGCGGACGCCGGCGCGGCCGGCATCACGCTGTGCGACACCACGGGCATGGCCTATCCGAGCCAGGTGGCCGCGCTGTGCCAGGCGTTCCAGCGCACGCTGCCGGGCGTCGGCCTGACGATCCACCTGCACAACACGCGCGGCATGGGCCTGGCCAATGCCATCGCGGCCTGGCAGACCGGCGTGACGCGCTTTGACGCGGCCGCCGGCGGGCTGGGCGGCTGCCCGTACGCGCCCGGCGCCAGCGGCAACGTCAGCACCGAGGAACTGGTGCACATGTTCGCGTCGATGGGCGTGGATACCGGCGTGGACCTGGCGGCGCTGCTGGCGGTGGTCGGCGGCGTGTCCGAGCTGGTCCAGCGCGACGTGCCCAGCCAGTTGCTGCGCGCCGGCCCGCGCCTGCGCACGCACCAGCCGCCGGCCTGGATGGCGGAGTTCTTCGCCGGACAGGCTCGGCAGGCTTGA
- a CDS encoding ABC transporter substrate-binding protein has translation MYNKRFWKQLLIALALFLAGWFTFGSAFAQGKPEKQKVTIAVGGKNLFYYLPLTIAERLGYFKEEGLDVEIVDFAGGAKALQAVVGGSADVVSGAYEHTINLQAKGQRYQEFVLQGRAPQIVLVVSNKTMPDFKSIADLKGKKIGVTAPGSSTNMMANFVLAKAGLKPSDVSFIGVGASAGAVAAMRSGQIDAMANLDPVISMLTQKNEVKIASDTRTLKETQSVFGGNMPSGCLYASTKFIEQNPNTTQALTNAMVRALKWLQKAGPSDIVKTVPESYLLGDRALYLAAWDKVKEAISPDGVMPADGPKTALTTLQQFDPDLKGKSIQLDNTFTNTFVQKANAKYK, from the coding sequence ATGTACAACAAACGGTTCTGGAAGCAGTTGCTGATTGCGCTGGCGCTGTTCCTGGCAGGCTGGTTCACGTTCGGCAGCGCGTTTGCGCAGGGCAAGCCCGAGAAGCAGAAGGTGACGATCGCCGTGGGCGGCAAGAACCTGTTCTACTACCTGCCGCTGACGATTGCCGAGCGCCTGGGCTACTTCAAGGAAGAGGGCCTGGACGTGGAGATCGTGGACTTTGCCGGCGGCGCCAAGGCGCTGCAGGCCGTGGTGGGCGGCAGCGCCGACGTGGTGTCGGGCGCCTACGAGCACACGATCAACCTGCAGGCCAAGGGCCAGCGCTACCAGGAATTCGTGCTGCAGGGCCGCGCGCCGCAGATCGTGCTGGTGGTGTCGAACAAGACCATGCCGGACTTCAAGTCGATCGCCGACCTGAAGGGCAAGAAGATCGGCGTGACCGCGCCGGGGTCGTCGACCAACATGATGGCCAACTTCGTGCTGGCCAAGGCCGGGCTGAAGCCATCCGACGTGTCGTTCATCGGCGTGGGCGCCAGCGCCGGCGCCGTGGCCGCCATGCGTTCGGGCCAGATCGACGCGATGGCCAACCTGGACCCGGTGATCTCGATGCTGACGCAGAAGAACGAGGTCAAGATTGCCTCGGACACGCGCACGCTCAAGGAAACGCAGTCGGTGTTCGGCGGCAACATGCCGTCGGGCTGCCTGTACGCGTCAACCAAGTTCATCGAGCAGAACCCGAACACCACGCAGGCGCTGACCAACGCGATGGTGCGCGCGCTGAAGTGGCTGCAGAAGGCCGGCCCGTCCGACATCGTCAAGACCGTGCCGGAAAGCTACCTGCTGGGCGACCGTGCGCTGTACCTGGCCGCCTGGGACAAGGTCAAGGAGGCGATCTCGCCGGACGGCGTGATGCCGGCCGACGGCCCCAAGACCGCGCTGACCACGCTGCAGCAGTTCGACCCGGACCTCAAGGGCAAGTCGATCCAGCTGGACAACACCTTCACGAACACGTTCGTGCAGAAGGCCAACGCCAAGTACAAGTAA
- the recR gene encoding recombination mediator RecR, which translates to MKAAPPTSLQALIDALKVLPGVGPKSAQRMAYHLLQHDRDGARKLGDALRGAADGIRHCQRCNTFTEQDICETCRDPDRDPALLCVVETPADQVMIEQTLTYRGQYFVLMGRLSPLDGIGPKEIHLERLLARATDPEYGGPATEVIVATNFTSEGEATAHYIGEMLKARGLKVSRLARGVPVGGELEYVDAGTIARAVMDRRTL; encoded by the coding sequence ATGAAAGCGGCACCGCCCACCTCGCTGCAGGCGCTGATCGACGCGCTGAAGGTCCTGCCCGGCGTGGGGCCGAAATCGGCCCAGCGCATGGCCTACCACCTGCTGCAGCATGACCGCGACGGCGCGCGCAAGCTCGGCGACGCGCTGCGCGGCGCCGCCGACGGCATCCGCCATTGCCAGCGCTGCAACACCTTCACCGAGCAGGACATCTGCGAGACCTGCCGCGACCCCGACCGGGACCCGGCGCTGCTCTGCGTGGTGGAAACGCCCGCGGACCAGGTCATGATCGAGCAGACGCTGACCTACCGCGGCCAGTACTTCGTGCTGATGGGGCGGCTGTCGCCGCTCGACGGCATCGGCCCGAAGGAGATTCACCTGGAGCGCCTGCTGGCGCGTGCCACGGACCCCGAGTACGGCGGCCCGGCCACCGAGGTGATCGTGGCCACCAATTTCACGAGCGAGGGCGAGGCCACCGCGCACTACATCGGCGAGATGCTGAAGGCGCGCGGGCTGAAGGTGTCGCGGCTGGCGCGCGGCGTGCCGGTGGGCGGGGAACTCGAATACGTCGACGCGGGCACCATCGCCCGTGCCGTGATGGACCGCCGCACGCTCTGA
- a CDS encoding IS481 family transposase: MPWKDVLVMDQRREVVLLAGQPGANKRELARRWGIAPKTLYKWLDRYEEFGEAGLADRSRRPRSSPERTPVELERRVLTLHEENPYWGARKLRELMKGEVPELPARSTVHEILRRNDCLIGGKAAAEQGPFRRFEHPHPNDLWQMDFKGYVRNERGLCHPLTVLDDHSRFSLCLAACNDEQYPTVQKQLIATFERYGLPRRMTMDNGPPWGGGNDGLGYTMLTVWLLQLGIRVSHSRPRHPQTQGKDERFHRTLKVELLQHRRFIDNDDAQSHFDGFRDRYNTKRPHEALGMAVPISRYQASQMPYPKVLPVVENLSTDKVYKVNSSACITVKGCRVKIGKAFIGQRIALRPTKQDGLFGIWFSRFDIGELDLRLS; this comes from the coding sequence ATGCCATGGAAGGACGTGTTAGTCATGGATCAACGCAGGGAAGTGGTGCTCCTGGCCGGGCAGCCGGGAGCCAACAAACGGGAACTGGCCCGGCGCTGGGGGATTGCTCCCAAGACGCTGTACAAATGGCTGGACCGGTATGAGGAGTTTGGCGAGGCAGGTCTGGCGGACCGCAGCCGCCGGCCACGCTCCAGTCCGGAGCGCACGCCCGTCGAGTTGGAACGACGCGTGCTGACCTTGCATGAGGAGAATCCCTATTGGGGCGCGCGCAAGCTACGTGAACTCATGAAGGGCGAGGTGCCGGAGCTTCCAGCCCGCAGCACGGTGCACGAGATCCTGCGTCGCAATGACTGCCTGATTGGCGGCAAGGCAGCGGCCGAGCAAGGGCCATTCAGACGCTTCGAACACCCGCATCCCAACGATCTTTGGCAGATGGACTTCAAGGGCTACGTGCGTAACGAGCGCGGGCTGTGCCATCCGCTGACCGTACTGGACGACCACTCGCGTTTCAGCCTGTGCCTGGCTGCCTGCAATGACGAGCAGTACCCGACGGTCCAGAAGCAGCTCATCGCCACGTTTGAGCGCTATGGGTTGCCGCGCCGCATGACGATGGACAACGGTCCGCCATGGGGCGGTGGCAACGACGGGTTGGGGTACACGATGCTAACCGTCTGGCTGCTGCAACTGGGCATTCGGGTGAGTCATTCCAGGCCTCGTCACCCTCAGACACAAGGCAAGGATGAACGGTTTCACCGCACGCTCAAGGTTGAACTGCTGCAGCATCGCCGTTTCATCGACAACGATGACGCACAGAGTCATTTTGATGGCTTCCGAGACCGCTACAACACCAAGCGCCCCCATGAGGCGCTGGGCATGGCGGTGCCAATCAGCCGCTACCAGGCCAGCCAAATGCCGTACCCGAAAGTCTTGCCAGTCGTCGAAAATCTATCGACGGACAAGGTCTACAAAGTCAACAGCTCAGCCTGCATTACGGTGAAAGGATGCAGAGTGAAGATTGGCAAGGCATTCATCGGCCAGAGAATCGCACTGCGCCCTACCAAGCAAGACGGCCTGTTCGGTATCTGGTTCAGCCGCTTTGACATTGGGGAACTGGATCTACGCCTATCATGA
- a CDS encoding GGDEF domain-containing protein, whose amino-acid sequence MPQLPPVHSIRNRMIVLFIVVTTTTLGAFAAHRQWQLRQELTQRFERARAEIVDSLGQSLAEPAWALNVGILRSRLEAMLVHPEVYEACVFSPDGRETYATAGHPAAPGRPPCSATGPHDALSEVQIYPPASIDPARREQPIGTAVIRFSHEPMERALRNAMMHGVTEVAAIDVVLVLLLTFGLRMVFRPLERLQRALFQLASGHGDELDELSRIGRTEFDSVIDGFNQVLRKLKRIIAERTEAELTVRAAIQRSHEAFAQIQATQTELVEKNLQLEALSKTDQLTGVFNRRHLDAVLISELERHRRDGHPFSIILIDVDRFKAINDNHGHQVGDRVLVELAGRILDAMRDVDTVGRWGGEEFLIICPDTDAPAAVAQAEGLRRTVSERHFPLTGPMTASLGVASVQPGDTIHGMISRADQALYRSKHKGRDRVEFADEAVVAR is encoded by the coding sequence ATGCCACAGCTTCCCCCGGTCCATTCGATCCGGAACAGGATGATCGTGCTGTTCATCGTTGTCACCACGACAACGCTGGGGGCATTCGCCGCGCACCGGCAGTGGCAGTTGCGCCAGGAACTGACGCAGCGCTTCGAGCGGGCGCGCGCGGAGATCGTCGATAGCCTGGGGCAGAGCCTGGCCGAGCCGGCCTGGGCGCTCAACGTCGGCATCCTGCGCAGCCGGCTGGAAGCCATGCTGGTGCATCCGGAAGTCTACGAGGCGTGCGTGTTCTCGCCCGACGGCCGCGAAACCTATGCCACGGCCGGCCATCCGGCCGCGCCGGGCCGCCCGCCCTGCTCCGCCACCGGCCCGCACGACGCGCTGAGCGAGGTGCAGATCTACCCGCCCGCCAGCATCGACCCCGCCCGGCGCGAGCAGCCGATCGGCACCGCCGTCATCCGCTTTTCGCACGAGCCGATGGAGCGGGCGCTGCGCAACGCGATGATGCACGGCGTGACCGAGGTGGCGGCCATCGACGTGGTGCTGGTGCTGCTGCTGACGTTCGGGCTGCGCATGGTCTTTCGCCCGCTGGAACGCCTGCAGCGGGCGCTGTTCCAGCTGGCATCGGGCCATGGCGACGAGCTGGACGAGCTGTCGCGCATCGGCCGCACCGAGTTCGACAGCGTGATCGACGGCTTCAACCAGGTGCTGCGCAAGCTCAAGCGGATCATCGCCGAGCGCACGGAGGCGGAGCTGACCGTGCGCGCCGCCATCCAGCGCAGCCATGAGGCGTTCGCGCAGATCCAGGCCACCCAGACCGAACTGGTCGAAAAAAACCTGCAGCTTGAGGCGCTGTCGAAGACCGACCAGCTGACCGGCGTCTTCAACCGCCGCCACCTGGACGCGGTGCTGATCAGCGAACTGGAGCGCCACCGCCGCGACGGCCACCCGTTCTCGATCATCCTGATCGACGTCGACCGCTTCAAGGCCATCAACGATAACCACGGCCACCAGGTGGGCGACCGCGTGCTGGTGGAACTGGCCGGCCGCATCCTGGACGCGATGCGCGACGTGGACACCGTGGGGCGCTGGGGCGGCGAGGAATTCCTGATCATCTGCCCCGACACCGACGCGCCGGCCGCCGTGGCCCAGGCCGAAGGGCTGCGCCGCACCGTGTCCGAGCGCCATTTCCCGCTAACCGGCCCGATGACGGCCAGCCTGGGCGTGGCCAGCGTCCAGCCCGGCGACACCATCCACGGCATGATCTCGCGCGCCGACCAGGCGCTCTACCGCAGCAAGCACAAGGGCCGCGACCGCGTGGAATTCGCCGACGAGGCGGTGGTGGCGCGGTAG
- a CDS encoding substrate-binding periplasmic protein: MRLTRLCRILCAACACWTSTLALAQTTPIVLYSEAGQRPQSYEENGVPKGAYIDHLQRVLKRMPPEFKVEIRFASWARVVEEARNGNSAGILGVYYRPKERPFLNHSRPFYIEEVAVHCNRDAIAGRTFHTYPDDFAGLRFGNQRAYLAPGPRFFEMAREGRIEIVEGHEFHDLVKKMLVGEIDCVVNPSAVINEALVALEARGLPERMRYKSRRVLNIRAESVHVGFSRKYEASHPELARFRQLFNKAVDQ; the protein is encoded by the coding sequence ATGCGACTGACCCGCCTTTGCCGCATCCTCTGCGCCGCCTGCGCCTGCTGGACATCGACGCTCGCGCTGGCGCAGACCACCCCCATCGTGCTGTACTCCGAGGCCGGCCAGCGGCCGCAGTCATACGAGGAAAACGGCGTGCCCAAGGGCGCCTACATCGACCACCTGCAGCGCGTGCTCAAGCGGATGCCGCCCGAGTTCAAGGTCGAGATCCGCTTCGCCTCGTGGGCCCGCGTGGTCGAGGAAGCCCGCAACGGCAACAGCGCCGGCATCCTGGGCGTCTACTACCGGCCGAAGGAACGGCCGTTCCTGAACCACTCCCGACCGTTCTATATCGAGGAGGTGGCCGTCCACTGCAACCGCGACGCCATTGCCGGCCGCACGTTCCACACCTATCCGGACGACTTTGCCGGCCTGCGGTTCGGCAACCAGCGCGCGTACCTGGCGCCGGGGCCGCGCTTTTTCGAGATGGCGCGCGAGGGCCGGATCGAGATCGTCGAGGGCCACGAGTTCCACGACCTGGTCAAGAAGATGCTGGTTGGCGAGATCGATTGCGTGGTCAACCCCAGCGCCGTCATCAACGAGGCGCTGGTCGCGCTGGAGGCGCGCGGGCTGCCCGAACGGATGCGCTACAAGTCCCGGCGCGTGCTGAATATCCGCGCCGAATCGGTCCATGTGGGCTTCAGCCGCAAATACGAGGCATCGCACCCGGAACTGGCGCGTTTCCGCCAGCTATTCAACAAGGCGGTGGATCAATAG
- a CDS encoding CaiB/BaiF CoA transferase family protein, which yields MAQQILNGIKVLELGQLIAGPFAAKTLADFGAHVVKVEPPGQGDPLRKWRMLHDDTSVWWEAQSRNKQSIAIDLRQPDGQALVRKLAAEADVLIENFRPGTMEKWGMGWDVLHQANPKLIMLRVSGYGQTGPKRDEPGFAAVAEAMSGLRHLTGEPGRPPVRAGLSLGDTIAGLHGALGVLLALYERDARGGVGQVIDVALYESLFNLSESLLPEYSAFGAVRQPAGGALPGIAPSNAYPCGCGDYVLIAANGDAIFKRLMTAMGREDLGEDPGLARNDGRVKRVDEIDAAIAAWTRTQTVASALEVLRAADVPSGRIYTVKDIAEDPHYRAREVIETVTSAKGLAVEVPGIIPKLSGNPGAIHDRAPTLGEHTDNVLAQAGFDAAAIADLRAKGVIA from the coding sequence ATGGCGCAACAGATTCTCAACGGCATCAAGGTCCTGGAACTGGGCCAGTTGATCGCCGGCCCCTTTGCCGCCAAGACCCTGGCCGATTTCGGCGCCCATGTGGTCAAGGTGGAGCCGCCCGGCCAGGGCGACCCGTTGCGCAAATGGCGCATGCTGCACGACGACACGTCGGTCTGGTGGGAGGCACAGTCCCGCAACAAGCAGTCGATCGCCATCGACCTGCGCCAGCCGGACGGCCAGGCGCTGGTGCGCAAGCTGGCCGCCGAAGCCGACGTGCTGATCGAAAACTTCCGCCCCGGCACCATGGAAAAGTGGGGCATGGGCTGGGACGTGCTGCACCAGGCCAACCCGAAGCTGATCATGCTGCGCGTGTCGGGCTACGGGCAGACCGGCCCCAAGCGCGATGAACCGGGCTTTGCGGCCGTGGCCGAGGCCATGAGCGGTTTGCGTCACCTGACGGGCGAGCCGGGCCGGCCGCCGGTGCGCGCGGGGCTGTCGCTGGGTGACACCATCGCCGGCCTGCACGGCGCGCTGGGCGTGCTGCTGGCGCTGTACGAGCGCGACGCGCGCGGCGGCGTGGGGCAGGTCATCGACGTGGCGCTCTACGAATCGCTGTTCAACCTCAGCGAAAGCCTGCTGCCCGAGTACTCGGCGTTTGGCGCGGTGCGCCAGCCGGCCGGCGGCGCGTTGCCGGGCATCGCACCGTCCAACGCCTACCCGTGCGGCTGCGGCGACTACGTGCTGATCGCCGCCAACGGCGACGCCATCTTCAAGCGGCTGATGACGGCCATGGGCCGGGAAGACCTGGGCGAGGACCCGGGCTTGGCCCGCAACGACGGCCGCGTGAAGCGCGTGGACGAGATCGACGCCGCGATTGCCGCCTGGACCCGCACCCAGACCGTGGCGTCCGCGCTGGAGGTGCTGCGCGCCGCCGACGTGCCGTCCGGGCGCATCTACACGGTCAAGGACATCGCCGAGGACCCGCACTACCGGGCCCGCGAGGTCATCGAGACCGTGACGTCCGCCAAGGGGCTGGCCGTCGAGGTGCCGGGGATCATCCCGAAGCTGTCCGGCAACCCGGGCGCCATCCATGACCGCGCGCCCACGCTGGGCGAGCATACCGACAACGTGCTGGCGCAGGCCGGCTTTGACGCGGCGGCCATTGCCGACCTGCGTGCCAAGGGGGTGATTGCATGA
- a CDS encoding LysR family transcriptional regulator: MNLARFDLVTLGLFVAVARQGSISAGARQSHLAVAAASKRISDLEASVGAPLFFRHAAGVQLTEAGQACFHHALTILQDVERMAGVMSDYASGVRGQVRVCANTSAITQFLPDDLAQFMRQHPTIRIELEEHNSSDIVAALMENRADVGIFADRTPCTGLVTVEYRQDELVIITPPGHPLAQDGPVHYADALEYDFVSLPQVTSLAARLLEESSRLERQFRLRIQVRSFDAMCRMVMAGLGVGVLPRIAAEPHVKSMGLALVGLRDPWARRSLLIGMRDPAGLTVSARLLITHLCGDRAPF; the protein is encoded by the coding sequence ATGAACCTCGCGCGCTTCGACCTCGTCACGCTCGGCCTGTTCGTCGCCGTGGCCCGCCAGGGCAGCATCTCGGCCGGGGCGCGGCAGTCGCACCTGGCCGTGGCGGCCGCCAGCAAGCGGATTTCCGACCTGGAGGCGTCCGTGGGCGCGCCACTGTTCTTCCGCCACGCGGCCGGCGTGCAGCTCACCGAGGCGGGGCAGGCGTGCTTCCACCATGCGCTGACCATCCTGCAGGACGTGGAGCGGATGGCGGGTGTGATGTCCGACTACGCGTCGGGCGTGCGCGGGCAGGTGCGCGTCTGCGCGAACACGTCGGCCATCACCCAGTTCCTGCCCGACGACCTGGCGCAGTTCATGCGCCAGCATCCGACCATCCGCATCGAGCTGGAAGAACACAACAGCAGCGACATCGTGGCCGCGCTGATGGAAAACCGCGCCGACGTCGGCATCTTTGCCGACCGCACGCCGTGCACCGGGCTGGTCACGGTGGAGTACCGGCAGGACGAGCTGGTCATCATCACGCCCCCGGGCCATCCGCTGGCGCAGGACGGGCCGGTTCACTACGCTGATGCGCTCGAATACGACTTTGTCAGCCTGCCGCAGGTGACGTCGCTGGCCGCGCGGCTGCTGGAGGAAAGCAGCCGGCTGGAACGCCAGTTCCGGCTGCGCATCCAGGTACGCAGCTTCGACGCGATGTGCCGCATGGTGATGGCCGGGCTGGGCGTCGGCGTGCTGCCGCGCATCGCCGCCGAGCCGCACGTCAAGTCGATGGGCCTGGCACTGGTCGGCCTGCGCGACCCCTGGGCCCGCCGCTCGCTGCTGATCGGCATGCGCGACCCGGCCGGGCTCACGGTATCGGCGCGGCTGCTGATCACGCATCTGTGCGGGGATCGGGCGCCGTTCTAG
- a CDS encoding Bug family tripartite tricarboxylate transporter substrate binding protein translates to MKRNSYGAAALLAAGLMASGAQAQDGAYPNRPVMLVVSAAAGGTTDLAARLIAEPLAKALGQSVVVDNKPGGNGTIAAQNVQRAKPDGYTLLVQYSGYHVITPLLTKTSWDPVKDFMPVANLLSAPQVLVVRPSLPVKSLKELVAYAKANPNKLNYASSGNGSLQHVSTELLNQMAGIKITHVPYKGTGPAMTDLLGGNVDMTMTTPPPLMGHIAAGKLRPLVVTSKARLDSLKDVPSAPEAGYPDLDVSSWFAMYAPAGTPKAVVDKLTTEIEKIMKTDAFRKKAEELGAEAKYMNPQQLDQYQKAELQRWGKVIKSANIQAE, encoded by the coding sequence ATGAAACGCAATTCCTACGGCGCCGCGGCGCTGCTGGCCGCCGGCCTGATGGCGTCGGGCGCCCAGGCCCAGGACGGTGCCTACCCGAACCGCCCGGTCATGCTCGTGGTGTCGGCCGCCGCCGGCGGCACGACCGACCTCGCGGCGCGCCTGATCGCCGAGCCGCTGGCCAAGGCGCTGGGCCAGTCGGTGGTGGTCGACAACAAGCCGGGCGGCAACGGCACCATCGCCGCGCAGAACGTGCAGCGCGCCAAGCCGGACGGCTACACGCTGCTGGTGCAGTACTCGGGCTACCACGTGATCACGCCGCTGCTGACCAAGACGTCGTGGGACCCGGTCAAGGACTTCATGCCGGTGGCCAACCTGCTGTCGGCGCCGCAGGTGCTGGTGGTGCGGCCCAGCCTGCCGGTCAAGTCGCTCAAGGAGCTGGTGGCGTACGCCAAGGCCAACCCGAACAAGCTCAACTATGCGTCGTCGGGCAATGGGTCGCTGCAGCACGTGTCGACGGAGCTGCTCAACCAGATGGCCGGCATCAAGATCACCCACGTGCCGTACAAGGGCACCGGCCCGGCCATGACCGACCTGCTGGGCGGCAACGTCGACATGACGATGACCACGCCGCCGCCGCTGATGGGCCATATCGCCGCCGGCAAGCTGCGCCCGCTGGTGGTGACCAGCAAGGCCCGGCTGGACAGCCTGAAGGACGTGCCGTCGGCGCCCGAGGCCGGCTACCCCGACCTGGACGTGTCGTCGTGGTTCGCCATGTACGCGCCGGCCGGCACGCCCAAGGCCGTGGTGGACAAGCTGACCACCGAGATCGAGAAGATCATGAAGACCGACGCCTTCCGCAAGAAGGCCGAGGAACTGGGCGCCGAGGCGAAGTACATGAACCCGCAGCAGCTTGACCAGTACCAGAAGGCCGAGCTCCAGCGCTGGGGCAAGGTGATCAAGTCCGCCAACATCCAGGCCGAATGA